Proteins from a genomic interval of Pseudomonas anuradhapurensis:
- a CDS encoding MFS transporter, translating to MSQTSSVPLLAAGSERLPLSGLLALAMTGFIAILSETLPAGLLDQIANGMHISQAMAGQWVTAYALGSLLTAIPLVTLTQGWNRRRALLLAIAGFVLFNGLTALSWSNTLTLVLRFCTGAAAGLAWGLIAGHARRMVPVALQGRAMAVAMLGQPIALSLGLPIATWLGAGLGWRATFVVVTVVALLLLAWVLRSVPDYPGHPAGKRPAALQVLRTPGVLVVLLVILCWILGHNILYTYIVPLLAAAGMAADIGPALLVFGLSALAGIGLVGLLVDLHLRPLVLLSLAGFALATLVLGQASAWQVYLGIALWGVTYGGAPTLLQTACADAAGEGGDVAQSMLVTVWNSAIALGGIVGGLLLSGAGVEWFGAVVLGLVGVAWLLAWAGRRNGFVAGAR from the coding sequence ATGTCCCAGACATCTTCCGTACCGCTGCTGGCCGCCGGCAGCGAACGTCTACCCCTCAGCGGGCTGTTGGCGCTGGCCATGACCGGCTTCATCGCCATCCTCAGCGAAACCTTGCCGGCCGGCCTGCTCGACCAGATCGCCAATGGCATGCACATCAGCCAGGCCATGGCCGGGCAATGGGTCACGGCCTATGCCCTGGGCTCGCTGCTGACCGCGATCCCGCTGGTGACCCTGACCCAAGGCTGGAACCGCCGTCGCGCCCTGTTGCTGGCGATCGCCGGTTTCGTGCTGTTCAACGGGCTGACCGCCTTGTCGTGGTCCAACACCCTGACCCTGGTGTTACGCTTTTGCACCGGTGCTGCGGCCGGGCTGGCCTGGGGCTTGATTGCCGGCCACGCCCGGCGCATGGTGCCGGTGGCGCTGCAGGGCCGCGCCATGGCGGTGGCCATGCTCGGCCAGCCGATTGCCTTGTCGCTCGGGCTGCCGATCGCCACCTGGCTGGGCGCGGGGCTGGGATGGCGGGCCACCTTCGTGGTGGTCACCGTGGTAGCGCTACTGCTGCTGGCCTGGGTGCTGCGGTCGGTGCCGGATTACCCGGGGCATCCTGCCGGCAAGCGTCCGGCGGCCCTGCAGGTGCTGCGCACGCCAGGGGTATTGGTGGTGCTGCTGGTGATCCTCTGCTGGATTCTGGGCCACAACATTCTCTATACCTACATCGTGCCGTTGCTGGCGGCAGCCGGCATGGCCGCCGACATCGGCCCGGCGCTGTTGGTGTTTGGCCTGTCGGCCCTGGCCGGGATCGGCCTGGTGGGGCTACTGGTAGACCTGCATCTGCGCCCGCTGGTGTTGTTGAGCCTGGCTGGCTTTGCCCTGGCCACGCTGGTGTTGGGGCAAGCGTCGGCGTGGCAGGTGTACCTGGGCATCGCCTTGTGGGGCGTGACCTATGGTGGCGCGCCGACCCTGCTGCAGACCGCCTGTGCGGATGCGGCAGGTGAGGGTGGGGATGTGGCGCAGTCGATGCTGGTGACGGTGTGGAACAGCGCCATTGCCCTGGGCGGGATCGTTGGCGGGCTGTTGCTGAGCGGGGCAGGGGTGGAGTGGTTTGGCGCGGTAGTGCTGGGGCTGGTCGGGGTTGCCTGGCTGCTGGCCTGGGCTGGGCGGCGCAATGGCTTCGTGGCGGGGGCTCGGTAG
- a CDS encoding DUF4174 domain-containing protein, translated as MLVRSLTLATLLALVGPVSAADSDAPLAKELGKARPLVVIAPSSADPTLRGLNEALKDPATQAAFKERNLVLYSVANMMGKREDKNLEQQTTMALIRELKLGASKGTKVILVGKDGERHMLKDDDSGDTLDPQVILKAVDELSASEKAVTAPEPVAAAPETKAKDSKPGKPAKPAKPAAPPKPLED; from the coding sequence ATGCTCGTCCGGTCATTGACCCTCGCCACCTTGCTTGCACTGGTCGGCCCTGTGTCCGCTGCCGATAGTGACGCGCCGCTGGCCAAGGAACTGGGCAAGGCCAGGCCCTTGGTCGTCATTGCACCCAGCAGCGCCGACCCGACGTTGCGCGGCTTGAACGAAGCCCTCAAGGACCCGGCCACCCAGGCGGCCTTCAAAGAGCGCAACCTGGTGCTCTACAGCGTCGCCAACATGATGGGCAAGCGTGAGGACAAGAACCTCGAACAGCAGACCACCATGGCCCTGATCCGTGAGCTGAAGCTGGGCGCGAGCAAGGGCACCAAGGTAATCCTGGTGGGCAAGGACGGCGAGCGGCACATGCTCAAGGACGACGACAGCGGCGATACCCTTGATCCGCAGGTGATTCTCAAGGCAGTCGATGAGTTGTCCGCCAGCGAAAAGGCGGTGACGGCGCCCGAGCCTGTAGCGGCTGCACCGGAAACCAAGGCCAAGGACAGCAAGCCTGGTAAACCAGCCAAGCCCGCCAAGCCCGCGGCACCGCCCAAGCCGCTGGAAGACTGA
- a CDS encoding EF-hand domain-containing protein has product MTQVRNTLGLLGAALIGSMALGSSAFAVEPLAQGYQLASAKVPDEGKCGEGKCGGSGKATQSEGKCGEGKCGASAKAGTEGKCGEGKCGDASFARTDSNHDGKVSRDEFLVVAEDRAGDFDKIDRNHDGFISEQEAADHLKAIYQANGKSMPEGLFSHLTGKP; this is encoded by the coding sequence ATGACTCAAGTACGAAACACCCTCGGCCTGCTCGGCGCTGCCCTGATTGGCAGCATGGCATTGGGCAGCAGTGCGTTTGCCGTCGAACCGTTGGCCCAGGGTTACCAGCTGGCGTCGGCCAAGGTGCCTGACGAAGGCAAATGTGGTGAAGGCAAGTGCGGCGGCAGCGGCAAGGCCACCCAGAGTGAAGGCAAGTGCGGTGAGGGCAAGTGCGGTGCCAGCGCCAAGGCTGGTACTGAAGGCAAGTGCGGCGAAGGCAAGTGTGGTGACGCCTCGTTCGCCAGGACCGACAGCAACCACGATGGCAAGGTCTCGCGCGATGAGTTCCTGGTAGTGGCCGAGGACCGTGCTGGCGATTTCGACAAGATCGACCGCAACCATGATGGCTTCATTTCCGAGCAGGAAGCTGCGGATCACCTCAAGGCGATCTACCAGGCCAACGGCAAAAGCATGCCTGAAGGGCTGTTCAGCCATCTGACCGGCAAGCCCTGA
- a CDS encoding DUF692 domain-containing protein encodes MQLTSLFPRPLRAGLGLRRGLLPQLLAMDAGAVDFLECAPENWIAVGGAYGKGLAQLAERFSIACHGLSLSLGGSAPLDRVFLDQTRQFLDRYQVRLYSEHLSYCSDDGHLYDLMPIPFTDEAVRHVAARIRQAQEHLERRIAVENISYYAAPYQAMSELEFIRAVIEEADCDLLLDVNNVFVNACNHGYDAQAFLAGLPQARVTGMHIAGHYDEAPDLKVDTHGAAVKEDVWALFALACARFGVQPTVLERDFNYPPLAELLAETARIRKLQRVSEGQANE; translated from the coding sequence ATGCAGCTTACATCATTGTTTCCTCGGCCCTTGCGGGCAGGGCTTGGCCTGCGCCGCGGGCTGTTGCCGCAGTTGCTGGCCATGGATGCCGGCGCAGTGGATTTTCTTGAATGTGCGCCGGAAAACTGGATCGCCGTGGGTGGTGCCTACGGCAAGGGCCTGGCTCAGTTGGCCGAGCGTTTCAGCATTGCCTGCCACGGGCTGTCGTTGTCGCTGGGGGGCAGCGCGCCGCTGGACCGGGTTTTCCTGGACCAGACCCGGCAGTTTCTCGATCGCTACCAGGTGCGCTTGTACAGCGAGCACCTGAGCTACTGCAGCGATGACGGGCACTTGTATGACTTGATGCCCATCCCGTTCACCGACGAAGCCGTACGCCATGTCGCCGCGCGCATACGTCAGGCCCAGGAGCACCTGGAGCGGCGCATTGCGGTCGAGAACATCAGTTACTACGCCGCGCCATACCAGGCGATGAGCGAACTCGAGTTCATCCGTGCGGTTATCGAGGAGGCCGACTGCGACCTGCTGCTGGACGTCAACAATGTCTTCGTCAACGCCTGCAACCATGGCTACGACGCCCAGGCCTTCCTTGCAGGCTTGCCCCAGGCACGGGTGACCGGCATGCACATCGCGGGTCATTACGATGAAGCACCGGACCTCAAGGTCGACACCCACGGGGCTGCGGTGAAGGAAGATGTCTGGGCGCTGTTCGCGCTTGCCTGTGCGCGCTTTGGCGTGCAGCCGACCGTGCTCGAGCGAGATTTCAACTACCCACCGCTGGCCGAACTGCTGGCCGAGACGGCGCGTATCCGCAAGCTCCAGCGTGTGTCGGAGGGGCAAGCCAATGAATGA
- a CDS encoding DNA polymerase II gives MELQQGFVLTRHWHDTPEGTCVEFWLATDQGPRQLRLAPQVSVAFIPQAQEAHARALLANEPGVELRPLQLKDFDQRPVLGLYCRQHRQLMQLEQRLRAAGIDVFEGDIRPPERYLMERFITAPVQFTGQADAHGVLCDAQIKPLPGYRPPLRLVSLDIETSERGELYSIALEGCGQRQVYMLGPANGTAAGLDFDLHYCADRAALLTCLNRWFAEHDPDAIIGWNLVQFDLRLLHEHAKLLQVPLALGRKGAPMTLRSHASGGHVFAEAPGRLLIDGIEALRSATWSFPSFSLESVAQTLLGEGKAIDTPYQRMDEINRRFAEDKPALARYNLKDCELVTRIFAHTRLLEFLLERSSVTGLAVDRSGGSVAAFGHLYIPQMHRLGFVAPNLGSRPEEASPGGFVMDSRPGLYDSVLVLDYKSLYPSIIRTFLIDPVGLVEGLRLPDQAHSVEGFRGARFSRSQHCLPAIVERVWQGREAAKREGNAPLSQALKIIMNAFYGVLGSSGCRFFDPRLASSITLRGHQIMRQTRALIEARGYEVIYGDTDSTFVWLKGPHEDEAAARIGRELVTEVNRWWREHLRQQMNLESALELQYEVHYRRFLMPTIRGADEGSKKRYAGLVRRADGSEEMVYKGLESVRTDWSPLARQFQQALYARIFRGQPYRDYVRDYVRQTLAGELDALLVYRKRLRRPLADYQRNVPPHVRAARLADDYNRRIGRPMQYQRGGWISYVITVAGPEPLENLQALVDYEHYLRRQLQPVADAILPFVGDSFEGVIGQQLALF, from the coding sequence GTGGAGTTGCAGCAGGGCTTTGTCCTGACCCGGCATTGGCATGACACGCCCGAAGGCACCTGTGTGGAGTTCTGGCTGGCGACCGACCAGGGGCCGCGGCAGTTGCGCCTGGCGCCGCAGGTGTCGGTGGCCTTCATTCCCCAGGCGCAGGAAGCGCATGCCCGGGCATTGCTGGCCAACGAACCCGGCGTGGAACTGCGGCCGCTGCAGCTCAAGGACTTCGACCAGCGCCCGGTGCTGGGCCTGTACTGCCGTCAGCACCGGCAGTTGATGCAGCTGGAGCAACGCCTGCGCGCGGCCGGTATCGACGTGTTCGAAGGCGATATCCGCCCGCCCGAGCGTTACCTGATGGAGCGCTTCATCACCGCCCCGGTGCAGTTCACCGGCCAGGCGGATGCCCATGGCGTGCTCTGCGATGCCCAGATCAAGCCGCTGCCAGGCTATCGCCCGCCGCTGCGCCTGGTGTCGCTGGACATCGAGACCAGCGAGCGCGGTGAGCTGTACAGTATCGCCCTGGAAGGCTGTGGCCAGCGCCAGGTGTACATGCTTGGCCCGGCCAACGGTACCGCCGCCGGCCTCGACTTCGACTTGCACTATTGCGCCGACCGCGCTGCGTTGCTCACCTGCCTCAACCGGTGGTTCGCCGAGCATGACCCCGACGCAATCATCGGCTGGAACCTGGTCCAGTTCGACCTGCGCCTGTTGCATGAGCACGCCAAGCTGCTGCAGGTGCCGCTGGCATTGGGGCGCAAGGGCGCGCCGATGACCCTGCGCAGCCATGCCAGTGGCGGCCACGTGTTCGCCGAGGCCCCGGGGCGGCTGCTGATCGACGGTATCGAGGCCCTGCGTTCGGCAACCTGGAGCTTCCCGTCGTTCAGCCTCGAAAGCGTCGCCCAGACCTTGCTCGGCGAAGGCAAGGCGATCGACACACCGTACCAGCGCATGGATGAAATCAACCGCCGCTTCGCCGAGGACAAACCGGCCCTGGCGCGCTACAACCTCAAGGACTGCGAGCTGGTCACACGCATTTTCGCCCACACCCGCCTGCTCGAATTTCTCCTCGAACGCTCGTCGGTTACCGGCCTTGCCGTGGACCGCAGTGGTGGTTCGGTGGCGGCGTTCGGTCACCTGTACATCCCGCAGATGCACCGCCTGGGCTTCGTCGCGCCCAACCTTGGCAGCCGCCCCGAGGAAGCCAGCCCCGGTGGTTTCGTCATGGATTCGCGCCCGGGGCTGTACGACTCGGTGCTGGTGCTGGACTACAAGAGCCTGTACCCGTCGATCATTCGTACCTTTCTGATCGACCCGGTCGGGCTGGTCGAAGGCTTGCGCCTGCCCGACCAGGCGCACTCGGTGGAAGGCTTCCGGGGCGCGCGTTTCTCGCGTAGCCAGCATTGCCTGCCGGCCATCGTCGAGCGGGTCTGGCAGGGCCGCGAGGCCGCCAAGCGCGAGGGCAACGCGCCGCTGTCACAGGCGTTGAAAATCATCATGAATGCCTTCTACGGCGTGCTGGGCTCCAGCGGCTGCCGGTTCTTCGACCCGCGCCTGGCCTCGTCGATCACCCTGCGTGGCCACCAGATCATGCGCCAGACCCGGGCCTTGATCGAAGCCCGGGGCTACGAAGTCATCTACGGCGATACCGACTCCACCTTCGTCTGGCTCAAGGGGCCACATGAGGATGAGGCTGCGGCCCGCATCGGCCGCGAGCTGGTGACCGAGGTCAACCGCTGGTGGCGCGAACACCTGCGTCAGCAGATGAACCTGGAAAGCGCGCTGGAGCTGCAGTACGAGGTGCATTACCGGCGTTTCCTGATGCCCACCATCCGTGGTGCCGATGAAGGCAGCAAGAAGCGCTATGCCGGGCTGGTGCGGCGCGCCGATGGCAGCGAGGAAATGGTCTACAAGGGCCTGGAGTCGGTGCGCACCGACTGGTCGCCGTTGGCCCGGCAGTTCCAGCAGGCGCTGTACGCGCGGATCTTCCGTGGCCAGCCGTACCGCGACTACGTGCGTGACTATGTGCGACAGACACTGGCCGGTGAGCTGGACGCGCTGCTGGTGTACCGCAAGCGCCTGCGCCGGCCGCTGGCCGACTACCAACGCAACGTGCCGCCGCACGTGCGTGCGGCCCGGCTGGCCGATGACTACAACCGCCGCATTGGCCGCCCGATGCAGTACCAGCGCGGCGGCTGGATCAGCTACGTGATCACCGTGGCGGGCCCGGAACCGTTGGAAAACCTGCAAGCGCTGGTGGACTACGAACATTACCTGAGGCGGCAGCTGCAACCAGTGGCCGATGCCATCCTGCCTTTTGTCGGCGACAGTTTCGAGGGGGTGATCGGCCAACAGTTGGCGCTGTTCTGA
- a CDS encoding NEL-type E3 ubiquitin ligase domain-containing protein, with the protein MEQAYQDSLIAKRLPEWIRRLRIVAPTEQNIPANGLYESQHVALRDAFKASLACRQWLAKELARIDGIDRFVKPLLQHAMREEFGITQDVDGLYFRRWYTYTAPSQGTVWGRYPIPGKDCFEVPLIEAVLDNFTPGEGRDEQHKDNGIVDSLSQPLATPTATAPAFARLCRRLDLGKRYQQHLDSVLKAPASQASGWRSMASTLAQLYSSAMLIDACKAKYDGALTAAETALVLDLCKHGRPGTFYGSKVVARQLRAFDSDLQQIVVLEVLHEGWLFNASRKIIVYIPDDPFGPWSVSRDLETFTRKVLGKRLRDTHYQAFFKRFVRRRDSQQFFFRVAKELVGVADWATREMDQHLHDYPLPLFEHLAAARIAHIKDDAALIATPVADLDRTAQEAHRQRLAVEGWTLLSVAGVFIPALNALLLAVMVWDLLSELFQAVEDWREGDTSAALEHVLSVTKDLAVIGAAAVVWRETSRAWVALDQCVPARLEDGTEKLWNADLRPFRSVAPPAGEVADARGVYRVQDSSWMVMDGHYYQIVQRADEEWQLAPRDGHGPLLRHNDAGAWRLWTEQPANWTDKHRMFRRLGERFARLDDEQIDQAMAIHALDADYLRALHVYGRPPEAELVDTVERLLIDRRLQALLDGLRLGRVAADAPLLLKARALPGVTEHEGPALAAQLSTRRRQLFQQLYEEQQQPDDAASATLRRTFPSLHRLAARQLVNGLSQDGAEFQALASGTVPFRLVARARLSVLRIRVARACEALFIHPPQSLDQAKVALTLLDNFDTREIRPRWRLYDGDSPRPVMTTSGNGANYRLVHENGRFWLEDALGVELRGPGELFEILVDAFAPADLAALGIHQPYAQGLRELLARQVQTHSKVLAQALGKDPRQPWLLTPLRLDDGRVGYPLGGGQGRFARPASRPRAFAARLRDLYPDYSDEEIEDWLASLHASGRDTASELGILEEQARRLSDHLRSWERHGLMAGEKAERRRFRKAIMQCWRERVPAQVTPEGQRRSVTWQYSGHDLHSLPELGPLFTFPHVTELSLRSLLLKAVPAQFLLSFPNLTSLELGYNQLRHLPSSLWLLGNLRILDVSGNQISLDALEAEMLASCRQLRYLNLSNNRLQCAFSVARMEHLSELRLRNTGLAALPEGTMDCQSLYMLDASNNAIASLPRDFTQSRLWQNGYVVLSGNPVLERQAAELQEAWEIPETSTVPHKLRWLDRLDGEQREDLGCLWISTELMDGAANFMRLLAQLLRSRDFLHPRYGEMLASRVLAMMQKIEDAPALAKDIFANAVIENCADNATVVFQQLEIRCLVWDAEQGAPSRDQESTLVKLARRLWRQQQVNFIALREAEAAGAGNESIEWALAYSIRLRDDLDLPVNTQSMLHEGIPNLDSAAVTRALSEVMQNETAELVAVWMVEQPFWEKYLQTRYEKKLLVPESMQTELASLADEVAKAKVEQWTADTRLQLTTDALHRWV; encoded by the coding sequence ATGGAACAGGCCTATCAGGACAGCCTCATTGCCAAGCGGCTGCCCGAATGGATCCGCCGGCTTCGTATCGTAGCGCCGACCGAACAGAACATCCCGGCAAACGGCCTGTATGAGTCGCAACATGTCGCTTTGCGTGACGCGTTCAAAGCCAGCCTGGCCTGCCGACAATGGCTGGCAAAGGAACTTGCGCGGATTGACGGCATCGACCGTTTCGTCAAGCCGTTGCTTCAACATGCCATGCGTGAAGAATTCGGCATCACGCAGGATGTAGACGGCCTGTATTTCAGGCGCTGGTATACCTACACCGCGCCAAGCCAGGGAACCGTGTGGGGCCGCTACCCGATCCCGGGAAAGGACTGTTTCGAGGTCCCGCTGATCGAGGCGGTACTGGACAATTTCACGCCTGGCGAAGGGCGGGACGAACAGCACAAGGACAACGGCATCGTCGACAGCCTGTCGCAACCGCTCGCTACACCAACCGCAACCGCGCCTGCCTTCGCCCGCCTGTGCCGCCGGCTTGACCTGGGCAAACGCTATCAGCAGCACCTGGATAGCGTACTGAAAGCGCCGGCCAGCCAGGCCAGCGGCTGGCGCAGCATGGCGTCGACCCTTGCGCAACTGTACAGCTCGGCCATGCTGATAGACGCTTGCAAGGCCAAATACGATGGAGCGTTGACCGCTGCCGAAACGGCGCTGGTGCTGGACCTGTGCAAGCATGGACGGCCCGGCACGTTTTACGGATCGAAGGTTGTAGCGCGGCAGCTGCGGGCCTTCGACAGCGATTTGCAACAGATCGTGGTACTCGAGGTGCTGCACGAAGGATGGCTGTTCAACGCCAGCCGCAAGATCATTGTCTACATTCCCGATGACCCGTTTGGCCCCTGGAGCGTAAGCCGTGATCTGGAAACCTTCACCCGCAAGGTACTGGGCAAGCGACTGCGGGATACGCACTACCAGGCGTTCTTCAAACGTTTCGTACGACGACGCGACAGCCAGCAGTTCTTTTTCAGGGTCGCCAAGGAGCTGGTGGGGGTCGCTGATTGGGCAACGCGGGAAATGGACCAGCACCTGCACGATTACCCGCTGCCGTTGTTCGAACACCTTGCCGCTGCGCGGATTGCCCATATCAAGGATGATGCAGCGCTGATCGCCACTCCGGTGGCAGATCTGGACCGCACGGCCCAGGAGGCCCATCGACAGAGGTTGGCGGTCGAGGGTTGGACGCTGCTCAGCGTGGCCGGGGTATTCATCCCTGCACTTAATGCGCTGCTCCTGGCGGTGATGGTGTGGGACCTTCTGAGCGAGTTGTTCCAAGCGGTGGAAGACTGGCGTGAGGGCGATACCAGCGCAGCGCTGGAGCATGTCCTCAGTGTGACCAAGGACCTGGCTGTGATCGGTGCCGCCGCGGTGGTTTGGCGCGAAACGAGCCGGGCCTGGGTCGCGTTGGACCAATGTGTGCCGGCGCGCCTGGAGGACGGAACCGAGAAGCTCTGGAATGCCGACCTGAGGCCGTTTCGCAGCGTGGCACCTCCTGCCGGCGAAGTGGCCGATGCCAGGGGGGTGTACCGCGTTCAGGACAGCAGCTGGATGGTCATGGACGGCCATTACTACCAGATCGTCCAGCGAGCGGACGAAGAATGGCAGCTGGCGCCACGAGATGGCCATGGACCTTTGTTGCGTCACAATGACGCCGGTGCCTGGCGGTTATGGACCGAGCAACCTGCCAACTGGACGGACAAGCACAGGATGTTCCGCCGCCTTGGTGAGCGTTTCGCTCGCCTGGATGATGAACAGATTGACCAGGCCATGGCCATCCACGCACTGGATGCAGATTACCTTCGGGCGTTGCATGTTTATGGTCGGCCGCCTGAAGCTGAGCTGGTCGATACCGTTGAACGCCTGCTGATCGACCGCCGGCTGCAGGCCTTGCTGGACGGTTTGAGGCTTGGGCGCGTAGCGGCTGACGCACCGTTGCTGCTGAAGGCCCGCGCATTACCTGGCGTTACCGAGCACGAGGGGCCAGCATTGGCAGCGCAGCTGTCGACAAGGCGTCGCCAACTGTTCCAACAGCTGTACGAAGAGCAGCAGCAACCAGACGACGCTGCATCGGCGACGTTGCGCCGGACATTCCCTAGCCTGCATCGCCTGGCTGCCCGCCAGCTTGTGAACGGGTTGTCACAGGACGGCGCCGAGTTTCAGGCCCTGGCCAGCGGCACGGTGCCGTTCCGGCTGGTCGCCCGGGCCAGGTTGAGCGTATTGCGCATTCGCGTTGCGCGAGCCTGCGAAGCGCTGTTCATCCATCCGCCTCAGTCGCTGGACCAGGCCAAGGTAGCGTTGACGCTGCTCGATAACTTCGACACCAGGGAGATCAGGCCGCGCTGGCGGCTCTACGACGGCGATAGTCCGCGGCCGGTCATGACGACCAGTGGCAATGGCGCGAACTACAGGCTTGTGCATGAAAACGGGCGATTCTGGCTTGAGGACGCGCTGGGCGTCGAGTTGCGTGGCCCCGGCGAGCTGTTCGAAATACTGGTTGATGCGTTCGCCCCTGCAGATCTTGCGGCCCTTGGCATCCATCAACCCTATGCCCAAGGCCTGAGAGAACTGCTGGCTCGGCAAGTGCAGACGCACAGCAAAGTGCTCGCCCAAGCGTTGGGCAAAGACCCTCGACAGCCGTGGCTGCTGACGCCGCTGCGGCTGGACGACGGCAGGGTCGGCTACCCGTTGGGCGGCGGTCAGGGACGCTTTGCCCGGCCTGCGTCGCGACCCCGGGCGTTCGCGGCGCGTCTGCGCGACCTTTACCCGGATTACTCGGATGAAGAAATCGAAGACTGGCTGGCCAGCTTGCACGCCTCTGGACGCGATACCGCCAGTGAGCTTGGCATCCTCGAAGAGCAGGCACGCCGGCTGAGTGACCATCTTCGAAGCTGGGAGCGCCACGGGTTGATGGCCGGTGAAAAGGCTGAACGCAGGCGGTTTCGCAAAGCGATCATGCAATGCTGGCGGGAACGGGTGCCTGCTCAGGTTACCCCCGAGGGGCAACGGCGGTCGGTAACCTGGCAGTACAGCGGGCATGACCTGCACTCGTTGCCAGAGCTGGGGCCGCTGTTCACCTTCCCACATGTCACCGAACTTTCCCTGCGCAGCCTGCTGTTGAAAGCGGTGCCGGCGCAGTTTCTGCTCTCGTTTCCGAACCTGACATCTCTGGAACTCGGCTACAACCAGCTGCGACATCTGCCAAGCAGCCTGTGGTTGCTTGGCAACCTGCGCATACTCGACGTGAGCGGCAATCAGATCTCGCTGGACGCGCTTGAGGCGGAGATGCTGGCAAGTTGTCGGCAGTTACGCTACCTGAACCTGTCGAACAATCGCTTGCAATGCGCGTTTTCGGTGGCGCGGATGGAGCATTTGTCCGAACTGCGTTTGCGCAATACCGGGCTGGCCGCGCTTCCCGAAGGCACCATGGACTGCCAGAGTTTGTACATGCTCGACGCTTCCAACAACGCCATTGCATCGCTGCCCCGCGATTTCACCCAGTCCCGTTTGTGGCAGAACGGCTACGTGGTGCTCTCGGGCAACCCGGTCCTGGAGCGCCAGGCTGCAGAGCTGCAGGAGGCATGGGAAATTCCGGAAACCAGCACTGTTCCTCATAAACTGCGCTGGCTGGACCGCCTGGACGGTGAACAGCGCGAGGACCTTGGTTGCCTGTGGATCAGTACCGAGCTGATGGATGGGGCGGCGAACTTCATGCGTTTGCTGGCGCAGCTCCTGCGCTCGCGGGACTTCCTCCACCCCCGGTACGGGGAGATGCTGGCTTCGCGGGTTTTGGCGATGATGCAAAAGATCGAGGATGCGCCGGCACTGGCCAAAGACATATTCGCCAATGCCGTGATCGAGAACTGCGCGGACAATGCAACGGTGGTTTTCCAGCAGCTGGAAATCCGATGTCTCGTCTGGGATGCAGAGCAGGGGGCCCCGTCGCGTGACCAGGAGAGCACGCTGGTGAAACTGGCGCGGCGGTTGTGGAGACAGCAGCAGGTCAACTTCATCGCGTTGCGCGAGGCCGAGGCGGCAGGTGCCGGGAACGAGTCGATCGAATGGGCGCTGGCTTATTCGATCCGCTTGCGAGACGACCTGGACCTACCGGTGAACACGCAGAGCATGCTCCATGAGGGGATTCCGAACCTGGACAGTGCCGCGGTCACACGCGCGCTGAGTGAGGTAATGCAGAATGAAACAGCCGAATTGGTGGCAGTGTGGATGGTCGAACAGCCGTTCTGGGAAAAGTACCTGCAGACCCGTTACGAGAAAAAGCTGTTGGTGCCGGAGAGCATGCAAACCGAGTTGGCCAGCCTTGCCGACGAAGTGGCCAAAGCGAAGGTCGAGCAGTGGACTGCAGATACCCGGTTGCAACTGACTACCGACGCTCTGCATCGCTGGGTGTAA
- a CDS encoding LysR family transcriptional regulator encodes MDSLSGFVVFNRVAETRSFVAAGQSLGISASAVGKRVARLESRLGVRLFHRSTRSITLTAEGSLFLERSRRILAEIEATEQELSQASETPRGRLRVSMPQVTGLVMPALAEFMARYPQVELDLDFSDRMVDIVGEGFDVVMRGGQPGDSRLNAKFLGHFQHCLVASPEYLRERGTPLHPRDLAAHTCLHYRFPSNGKLETWPLRQEQPEQGYDIPISMVCNHVETRVCFAVNHRGITCLPDFTVRRELASGALVSVLDDFMERRGSFYLLWPSGRQMPPKLRVFIDFMVGRVFNRTGS; translated from the coding sequence ATGGACAGCCTCAGCGGCTTCGTGGTTTTCAACCGGGTAGCCGAGACCCGCAGCTTCGTCGCCGCCGGCCAGTCGCTGGGCATCAGTGCCTCGGCCGTGGGCAAACGCGTGGCGCGCCTGGAAAGCCGCCTGGGCGTGCGCCTGTTCCACCGCAGTACGCGCAGCATCACCCTCACCGCCGAAGGCTCGCTGTTCCTCGAGCGCAGCCGGCGCATCCTGGCCGAAATCGAGGCCACCGAGCAGGAACTGTCCCAGGCCAGCGAGACCCCGCGCGGTCGCCTGCGGGTGAGCATGCCGCAAGTCACCGGGCTGGTGATGCCGGCGCTGGCCGAGTTCATGGCGCGGTACCCGCAGGTGGAGCTGGACCTGGACTTCTCCGACCGCATGGTGGACATCGTCGGCGAAGGCTTCGATGTGGTGATGCGTGGCGGGCAACCGGGCGATTCACGGCTCAACGCCAAGTTCCTGGGGCACTTCCAGCACTGCCTGGTGGCTTCGCCCGAATACCTGCGCGAGCGCGGTACGCCCCTGCACCCGCGCGACCTCGCGGCGCATACCTGCCTGCACTACCGCTTCCCCAGCAATGGCAAGCTGGAAACCTGGCCGCTGCGCCAGGAGCAGCCCGAGCAGGGCTACGACATCCCGATCTCGATGGTCTGCAACCATGTCGAGACACGCGTCTGCTTTGCCGTGAACCATCGCGGCATCACCTGCCTGCCGGACTTCACCGTACGCCGCGAACTGGCCAGTGGCGCGCTGGTCAGCGTGCTGGACGACTTCATGGAGCGGCGCGGCAGTTTCTACCTGCTATGGCCATCCGGGCGGCAGATGCCGCCGAAATTGCGGGTCTTCATCGACTTCATGGTCGGACGCGTGTTCAACCGTACAGGTAGTTGA